The genome window AGTTTATACAGGTAGGGGGCTTGGAGCCAGTCCGCTGCCAGCGCCAGAAAGTAGACTTGATAGAAGTCTAGTTGAaactggaggaaggagggattgcTGCAAGGCCTTCCAGGGGGCTTGGCTCTGCATCTCGACAGCTCCAGGCCCAGGCAGGAGGCCAGGAGGCccacaaaagacaaataggcaGTCACCAGCATGGTGGGCCCCCGGACGACCTGGGGAGAGAACGGCGCTCACAGTCACATCCATAACCCGGGTAGCACAGTCGAGGGGTTGGGTGTCTACGCAGAAGGCAGCTCCACCCAACTCCACTGTCAATTCCTCTCTCCCCCGGAGCTGAGACTGGAGGGACcagttgggtgggtgggaggaGTGGCCGTCTCCGAGGGCTCCGTAGGGCAGGgcagggggagaggggggagaggcCAGAGCACTCGCCCCACCCTTGCCTGATCCGGCCAGGGGGACTGCTTCGGTAATCCCGGTCCCGCGGGTTCTAAAGGGGCTGCTCCCCTTCGCCACTGACAGCCTCCGCGGGCTTCCCCACCGACGAGCCAGTTTCGGAGCTCGGCGTCTCCACAGCTATCTCGAGCATCCCCTTCCGCCCGCGCCGGCCTCTCCAATTGCTTCGCGGTCACGCGCGTGCATCGCAGGCTCCCTGGGCTCCCGGTCACGAGTAACCCCCTGCGCCCCCTAGCCCCAGCGCGGCGTCCCCTCGCCCGCCCGCGCCCGCGCCCGCCCGGCCCCCGCCTCACCTGCTGCCCCGGTCCGCGGGGACGCTCCGGACACGTCCGGCTCCAGGCCGCCGGGCCGCCCTCCCCGCACTGGCTCCGGCTCCGTTCGGGTTCCAGCAGCGCGCCCGCCCCTCGCAGCCTGCTTCCGGGAGCCGGGCTGGCTCGTGGCCGCCGCCATGATGGGCCCGTCACGTGACGGGGGCGCGGCCCCCGAAGCCCCGCCCCGGGGCCGGGAGCGGCTGGGGAAGGGGCTGCGGGCGGCGGGCGGCTGCCTGGTCGGCGTCCGCGGGTCGTCGCGGGTGGAAAcctgtttcctctgctctcctcCAGCGGATCCGCGGAGAGAGCCCGGATGTCCTCAGAGGCCGCGGTCGCCGCTGAACGCCGCCGCCCCGTGGCCCCGAGGCTGCCCCGCGGCCACCTCCCGGCCCGCCGTCAGTGGTGTCCACACACCTCCGGGAGGCGGTGTGGGGTAGAGAAGCCGGGTCCGCGCACAGACCCTTCACTGACCAGCATGGGCAAGCCGCCCCGCTTCTCCCTCCAGGAAGGCAGTGCCCAAATGACGAAGGACAGCAAAACCCTTTTTGTTTGCCTTTGATGCTTCCAGACAGCGCTTCGCTGGAACTTAccgtgtagatcaggctgggctcGAACCCagagatccgcccgcctctgcctcctgagtgctgggatcacaggcgcgcgccgccgccgcccggcTAGCTCCCCCCTCTCCCTACCTAGAAACTGCTCTATGCTGGGATGTTAAGTTTTCTCGGCACTACGTCCTGGAGACCCTCCAATGGGACCTTTTCACTAAGGATGGACACCAAAATCTCTACTGGCACACAAACGCGTGGGGGAGGAGGTGCCTTTTGCTTCAGCCAGGACCTCAACCTCTGCAGCACCCTGCCTCCTGCGCTGTCTACGCTCGCTCCCTGTAAGGTTCCCCAACACGGCAGTTACCTCCTTTACCTCCTCCAATCTTCAGTTACTAAGTCATGTTTCAGGAAAGACTTCCTAACCGctgcggtggtgcacgcctgtaatcccagcatcagggaggcagaggcagacagatctctgtgagttcgaggccagcctggtctataaagagagtccaggacaggacagctaaagctccacagagaaaccctgtcttaaaaaacgaAGGAACGAACGAGAGAacgagaggaagaaagagagaaaggtagatgggtaggtgggtgggtagaTAGTGGCTAGAGAGGACACTCAGTGGTTAACAGATTAAGAGCTGTTCTCGCAGAGGACTAgaggttggttcccagcacccacatcctgTAGGTGATTCTCAACTACCTGTCACTCCATTGCCAGAGGATCTGACTGACTGCTGAGGACATCTGCATGAAAGTAGTACGCACAGAGGACTTAGGCACACacccatacaaacacacacacacacacacacaccatacaaagaacaaacaaggaaataaagaCCCTCAAGAAACCttttatatccttttttttttttcaccaaaagctgggggtttttttgggggggaggaagTGGAGGGTTCCGTCAAgtttattttatacatacatgagtgttttgctttcaAATACGTCTGTGTCCCATGTGACCATCTAGTATCCGTGGAGGTCAGAAAaaaatgtcagatcccctgaaattggagttacagacaagtcTGAAAAGCCATGTGTGCTAAGAACCAAACCTTTAAGTCTGCAAAAGCgtcaagcactcttaaccacttcCAGCCCTGCCCCCCTTTGTTTTGGAGATGAGGATCTCCTGAGTTCCCAGGCCTAAGGTTTGTAGCCCTGCTTGATCCTGAGCCTAAGGATCCTGAGTGCTGAGCCTTGTGTGTGCCAGGTAAGAACTCCGCCCACTGAGCTCCGTCCCTACCTCCCCTttttgcattatttattttttatagacaGGTCTGtgttgcccagactggccttcaactcagtGTGTAACCACAATTaagcttgaactcctgatcttcatgcctccgcctcccaagaaCCAGGCTCTGGGAGCTGCACCCCAGGCTTACTGGCCTGCTTTCCGCCTTTGCTGCTTTTTCTCCGTAGCACTGAATAGCATCTGGTGGACTGACTTTTCTATTTGCTCCTTCCTTGCTTTTCCCTGCAGATTTCCTCCACCTATGTTCCTGATGCTTACAGCATCCATTGATGATGTAATAAATACTCTAATTATTTGCCAATAAGTGAATTTATAATGTAATCCATGTAAATTACTGTAGGAAGTCTGGGTCCCTTGTTAGCAGTTAATATTTATCAGATCATTATTATTTACCTATTCTTCGAGTAAATATACTTGTTTgaattttacttatgtgtatgtgtgtgagtttgtgtgtagCAACTAGTGTAGgtgccttggaggccagaggcttgggattccctggcactggagagacagctgaTTACAAGGtgcctgaggtgggtgctgggaaccaaacccaaagTCCCCTCTAAAAGAGAAGTAAGTGGTCTgaacttctgagccacctctccagccctgtgagaGTAGGACCACAAGGCTGCCAATCTACTTGGCTCAGGTGCCCGAAGGAGATGTgtgtatttagtgtgtgtgtgtctgtgtttgtggataattttattattttaagtctGGCACGGATGGTGCACACCCTCAGTTCCAGCATtccggagacagaggcaggcaaatctctgtgagttcaaggccagcctagactacagggtgagttccacagagaaaacctgtctcaaaaacccaaaataataatgataatagtaataagttaattaatttaaaactctgtagcccagcctggcctagaactttcCATCCTCTTGTCTCAACCTCTCAAacactgggatttcaggtgtcATCATGCCTGTCTTTTcactctgttgttttgttgtgtttttttgagacagggtttctctctttaGCCCTGACTCTCCTGGACTCTTTTAtagggcaggctggcctcaaactcacagatccccctgcctctgcctcctgagtgctgggatcaaaggcgtgggctttaatgtggtttttctttcttttgtgaaatCAAACCTACAATTTTCATTATCAGTTACATGTTTCGCATGAAGAGGTATGGAAAATGGGTCAaggttgtaaaaagaaaaagaaaacaagtacagGTTTATGAAACTCGTTGTTTAGCAAACACAACAGCTGCACCTGTTGGAGGCCTCCGTAGCAAACACAACAGCTGCACCTGTTGGAGGCCTCCGTAGCAAACACAACAGCTGCACCTGTTGGAGGCCTCCGTAGCAAACACAACAGCTGCACCTGTTGGAGGCCTCCGTAGCAAACACAACAGCTGCACCTGTTGGAGGCCTCCGTAGCAAACACAACAGCTGCACCTGTTGGAGGCCTCCGTAGCAAACACAACAGCTGCACCTGTTGGAGGCCTCCGAAGCAAACACAACAGCTGCACCTGTTGGAGGCCTCCGTAGCAAACACAACAGCTGCACCTGTTGGAGGCCTCCGTAGCAAACACAACAGCTGCACCTGTTGGAGGCCTCCGTAGCAAACACAACAGCTGCACCTGTTGGAGGCCTCCGTAGCAAACACAACAGCTGCACCTGTTGGAGGCCTCCGTAGCAAACACAACAGCTGCACCTGTTGGAGGCCTCCGTAGCAAACACAACAGCTGCACCTGTTGGAGGCCTCCGTAGCAAACACAACAGCTGCACCTGTTGGAGGCCTCCATAGCAAACACAACAGCTGCACCTGTTGGAGGCCTAGTGCAGGTGTAGCCCTAGACTCTTCACACCCACAAGGGTCACACCTGCCTTTCATAATCTCACACATGGATGGTGCAGATCAGTGGTGAAGCATTTGCCTATCATGAAATGAGAGCCTTTGATCCCtaacactgaaaaaaagaaaatccttggCCAGCTACTATGGATGGCATTTAACTGTCAAAATAATCCATAAGGTAGGTGCTATCAGCCCCCAGGGTTGAAAAAAGCCGGCTGCTTATCCTGGTTCCTGGTAAGAGATAAAGCAGGAATCAGGAACTATTCATTCCTGCATAGTTCTCAGGAGGATGAAATGGGCACAGCGCCTGCGTGAGCTATCTGTACTGCTGTAAATGTTGATTTTTGTCTATTCAAAACCTTGGAGAcaatgggcagtggtggctcatgcctttaatcccagcatttgggaggcagaggcaggtggattccccgagttcgaagccagcctggtctacagagtgagtccaggacagccagggctacacagagagaccctgtctcataaaaccaaaattaaaacctTGGAGTATAGGGTAGAAGGATCTGGGTTTTAATCAGGAGAAACAATttgcaataataaaataaacagtatttgtttgtttgttttgaggcaagagCTCACTATTGTGCCTGGAACTCACCTagagatcagactggcctcaaattcacagcgctctgcctgcctctgcctacagtACCTACAGTACCTAGTACCTACTACCTAGTACCTACAGTACTAGGTATCAAGGGCTTGGACCACTAGGCCTggtgactttaatttctttttggagGTCTGAGGGCAATTTCCAATGAGTCAGTTATGTCTTTCAACCATGGCCACGGCTACACCAAAAGAACAGGTCTGGAACCACCGTCCTCCACTCCCTCACTCCCCCAAGAAAAGATTTATTAGcgaggcatggtggtacacagcttTGTTCCCAGGATGTGGGAGTCAGaagtaggtgggtctctgtgagttcaaggccagcctggtctatagagtgagttccaggacagccagggctacacagggaaatcctgcctgaaaaaaaatgtacttattttGATGTCATGGGTTTGAGTGTTTGCCTGCGTGGATGTTTATGTAGCCACTATGTGCATACAGTTCCCTCAGGGACGTCAGAACTTCTGGAATCTGGGATCCAGAaggttgtaaactgccatgtggctGCAGAAAGCAAATGTGAGTCCTGGGAGCAGTGTGCACCCTAACCATTGTGCAATCTCGCCAGCTCTGGGATTGTTTTGGATTACTGTAggatctgttaaaaaaaaaaaatgcgtaCTCTAAAGGTCACTGTGACCCCTTGCACCCTGAGGTACAGCTGCAGGAGATCTCACTGGGAGGTTTGCTGGCAGGTGGCTGGAGGGGCTAGTGTGGCCTGTGAATCTCCAGGACCTAGGACCTGGGTGTGAGAAGCCAGGAGGAAGTCCTAGCTTTCAGGGAAGGCTGCTCAGAGAGTCACTAGAAACCAAACTTAGAAGTTTCTTTTAGTACTTTTATTATTAAACTGTTCAaacgtggggctggagagatggctcagcagttaaggacactggctgctcttccagagggctcagattcaaatcccagcacccacatggcagctcacagctgtctgtaatgccaagatctgacactctcacgaagacaaacatgtaggcaaacagcaatgtacataaaataaaagtaaattaaaagatGTTCAAACATACTCAAATGTAGAACACATAATTCCATGGTCCTACACACATTTAACCCAGCAATTATGGAGTGTGTCactgctgcttcctctgccttctccactgGGATACTTCAGATTAAGTAGATTGTTTTACTCCATGCTCTGTCTGCAGCCTCGGGACACAACCTGAGCCATGTTTACAGCCAACAGAATTAGCACTGACTCCTTGTTATCCTAAAGACTCAGTCCAGACCAGGAGGATGGCTCCCAGCTGAGGGCCTGCCCCCAATCCTGACATCCCAAGCTTTGTCCCGACACCCGCTGCGGAAGTAGAGAATAGGCTCGCAAAACATcccctggcttccacatgcacgcacacacgcgcacacgcacacgcgcacacacacacacacgcacacacgcacacacacacacacagataaacgtTAAGTACATTTTAGAACAAGCACTTGCTGGGAATGGCAACACACACTCTtagcactggagaggcaaaggcaggtggatcactgagtccagaccagctagagctacacagtgagttccagaccaccAGGGCTGTGTGAGCAGATCCTGCCGCACAAGGAAAAACTACAACCCCGCCTACAGTTAAATTTCCTCAACCTCTAAAATAACGTTTTATAGTTGGCATGCCCAGATCTGGAACAAAAAGAGACCCACGTGTTCATGTGGTCGTCCACACCCGCAGCCTCAGGCCCAGGCACGCAGCTCTGGGCTGTTTCGAAGCTTTCTCAGCTGTAGCTGTGCTTGAGTCCCCTGTCCTTCCCCCACAGCCTTGGACTTATCTAGGTAACTGGGTCACTTTCTCTTTAAAATCGCCCACACTTCACCGGAGTCCGCTTACTTCCTCCTTGTGTCATTTAATATGTTTCCCCATGTCCTGGATTTCTCATTTAATAAGGGGCCGAGGAGTTAGTTAGTTCAGTAGGTAAAGCACTTGCTTGACACACAAACTTGATGTGAATTTAATCCTCAAAAGCCCTGTGAAAATTGTGGGCATGGTAGCAAGAGTGTAATTTCGGagccagagatacagagacaggaCCTAGTGAGAGAttgtgttttgaaaaacaaaataaagatggaCATTGCTTTAAGGAACAAACCCAAGGTCAGCCTGCGGCCTCCAGGAGCACCTGCTCGCTCACACAGGGTATGCACACCCACGAACACGCGTGCGCACGAAAGACAGCCCTGGGGTTTGAGTTAGTCATGTTGAGCGTTCTGTTTGCTTCTTGtccaggatctcttccaggtaGTGCTGAGCGGGTCGGACAGCATCAGGACAGCAGGAAACCGCGCCTGGTGCTGTCACGTTTGGTGATGCTGAGCTTCATCCGTGGACTCAGGCGATGACATCACTATCCTCTGGAGTCagctaggcacagtggcacacacctttaaaaaaaacagcCCAGTGGAGGCTGAGCAGGATAAGACagagcttgaggccaacctgagctagaGGAAAgcctgtcaaaaaacaaaactaaactaaactaaacaaaaatgaatgaatgaaacaaagagaagaaaccccggggctggagagaaggctcagaggttaagagcacggtTTGCTCtctcaaaggtcctgagttcagttcccaccaacgacatggtggctcacaaccatctataatgaggtctggtgccctcttctggcgtgcagtgtgcacgcaggcagaacactcaaacagtaaaagataaaaaataacacacaatgtaagtaaaaatgtaagaaagaagaggaggaggaattggaagatgaagtaaatttaaaaaccaaGGGAGAGGCCCATGCTTCTAATCCCAACCCTCGGGGCCTAACCTTGGCTAAACAGTGAATTCATAAGGCTATATAAACTCTGTTGCAGGTTGacgatttagctcagtggtagagttcttgcctagtAAGCATAAGGCCCTGGATTCGGTCCtcagctccagaaaaaaaaaaaaaaaaaaatatatatatatatatatatatatatatatatatatatatatatacacacacacacacatataacaacagaaaccaaaaaggCACCTCGCTTCGTGGCTTTTGAATCTCTCCCCTCCAGCCCTCCAGGGCACTTACCCTGTGTGCCAGGACCACTGAGAGCCTGAGACAGATGAGCATGGCTGTCTCAGACAGGGGCAGGATTACTGCTGCAAGATTGAGGTCATGAGGCTAAGCGAACGCTTAGAATTTTCCAGCACAAAACATCCGGGCCGAAGGTTCCTGGATGGACACAGAAGACCAGGAAGGATGTCAAAGCTATCCCAGGGGAGGGAGATAGCAAGAGCCCCCTGCTCGGCGTCTCCTCTCCTCCAAGGGCTGTCAGGCTCCTCCGACTGGCTTAAGAGGAGCTTAGGAGGCCAGAAACTCTCGAGGCAATCAGGAGTGCGGGTGGAGTCCCCAGTCAGAAATGGCTTCTGAACAAAGCCTCCCAACCTTCCTCTAGAGGAGCCTGTCACATCCTTGGGAATGCAAAGGACACAGGCTCGGGTCCCCAGTGCAGgctgaggggagaggaaggaccCACGGACACGCTTACCACCAAGGGCTGCAGAGAACGCTCCGGGGACACTCCAGAAACTGCAGAGGAGGAGGTTCTGCAGCCAGCAGGAGCGCGGCCAGAGACTAATGTCCAAGGAGTGCTCCCCTGCCCCCCGCGGTCAGCGCTCCTCCTGACTCCATCGCCTATGCTCACAGACCCAGGGCCAGCTGAACCACCCTTCACGGCCGCGCCCGCGGCCTAGAGCAGCAGGCAGCGCCCTGGAGAAGCCCCCTGCCTCCTGAAGCAGAGGCTGCAGCAGCCTGTGGAGCCCCGAGGCCCGCGGGCGACGCCGCGACCGCAGCTGTGGCTGCTGCAGCAGCCGGGGCCGCGACAGGCGCTTTGGCCCGCAGCACAGGGGCAAACGGAGCAAGGCGAGGGGTGGCCGCAGGTCAGAGGTGCGGCTGAGCAGGGCACGCAGTAGGTACGGGGACAGGCGGACTGAGGACAGGCAGGGCAAGGAGGGCAAGGGCAGGTGCAGGGCGGGCCAGGGAGCCCTGGGCAGGAAGGGCAGGGAGCTGCGAATGAGGGGCAAGCCGTGCAGGTGGGAGGGGGGCAGCCGGGGCAGGGGccggggcaggggcaggggccgGGGCAGGCGGAAGGGGGACAGGACAAGCAGGGAGAGGCGGTTGGAGGTCCATGGCCGGAGGACGGAGGGGGCTCCTGGTAGGTAGCCTTCTTCTTCCGAGGCCCCAAGCGGAGGCCCAGAGAGAAGTCCATTATCCGCAGGAGGAGACAGGCTGGGGGCTGGGTGGAAGGGAGGGCTCCCTGAAACAGGGGTGCACGGTGGCGGGCAGGATTAAGCCTAAGACGCTCTGAGCCTTGCTGAGCCTGCAGGGAGCTCAGACCTCCCCACCTGGCCGTTCCCTTCTCGATCTGCCTGACAatgctttcctcctccctcccttcagcCGGGAGTGCCCGGCTCTCTACGGGAAACCAGCAACTGGCTTGGACAGCTACTGTTGCTGGATCAGGCGCTGGCTCCTAGAGCCCAGCTTCCTCGCTCTAGGAAGGAGTAGGCGGCGTGGGGACAGAAACCCGGCAGGTCGGTAAGTCAGGATTCCAGAGCATGGTGGCTGTGGTCATCACCAGAGTCACCAGATAAAAGGGGTTCCGAGAGGGAATCTAGACAGCACCCAACACGGAGGATACGCCTTAAGGATTCTGGGCAAGTTTTCAAGCCTGGCAGAAGAGGGGGAGCTGTTTGAGGCTGCACGGACCCAAATAACCAGgtaagggaaaacaaaacaacttaataGTAAGGGAGCCTGGGTCTGTTCTTCCAATTCCCAGTACTCGGACtgaggatttagctcagtggtagagcacttgctacaagcgcaaggccctgggttgggTCCTCAcctctgaacaacaacaacaaaaagacaacaattcccagcacccacatggcggctcacaaccatctatagtgagatctggtgcctcctTCTGGCACAcagttgtacatgcaggcagagcaatcatgtagctgggcatggtgactcacacctttgatcccagcagaggCTGGCTGAttgccttgagtttgaggccagccttgtttataaagcaagtccaggacagccaagggtacaccgaaaaaccctgtctcaaaaaaaaaaaaaaaggagagcaggctggagatggctcagtggtcaagagcatcTTCTATTGGttcagagttcagttcccggcaacctcatgatggctcataactcaGGATCTGATGAACACTCGCTGCCCTCGGGAGAACCAGGTCCAGTTCGCAGCACGCATGCTCTCACAGCCATCTGtccctccagtcccaggggacctggtgccctcttctgagccACGTgagcactacacacacacatacacacacacacacacacacatacacacacaaacacaaaataagcaCGTCTATAAGATGAAAGTAAGCAGAAGGGGAAAGGGCGAGAGGCGGCTCATCCCCAAGCCTGGACACCTGGTGCTGCTCCCCAAGCCCCGCACGgtggaagagaaccaactcccacggCCTTCGTACGTATGCTGCGGCACGGACGATCTCCCGGCAAGAAGTGAAACCCAGTGGAGAGCAAGGGAGGAGACGAGAGAACAGAGGGAAGGATGGGATGTTGGCGATGGCAATGTCTGGGAAGGACTAGAAGGAAGTGAGAGGACAAGCCACGGAATCTCTAGGGAGAGCGGGCGGTCCACAGAAGCCCCAACAAAGGCAAGCCTCAGCATGACCCTGGCCGGAGGTTAAAATGGAGCCCCACTAAGCAGGGCTTATGAGTCAAGGCAGGgacttggatttttgtttgtttgtttgtttgttttgtttcatttttccagtcagggtttctctgtgaagccctggctgccctgaatctccgtagaccaggctggcctggaacccagagacctgcctgcctctgccttcccagtgctggcattaaagcaCGCACCCCCACAGCCCGGCAGGGGACTTGGATCTTACTAAGAATAGCCACAGATGGTTAGAACAACAGAGCTGCGGGGCCTCTTGTCACTGTTCTTGACTGGTTGCCTGGGCTCCTGCACTTGTTATTCTTTCTGACAGGGTCTTCAGTAGCTCAGCTAGTTCAAGCTCAGTATGTggcaatgaccttgaacttctcaacCCGTGTTTTGACCTCCCCAGTTCTGGGGTCGTAGGTGCCTACACATTTGGCCTAGTGTAAGCGTCTGGCAAACAGCCTGGCATCATCTGGTACAACTGAACTGAAGGATGTGATGGCACAGACATGTAACCTCAGCATCTGGGAGATGAGGCGGTACACGCTGCCTCTTTTAAGCCGTTTTGGGCTACATATCCAAACCTGCTTCAAATGAAACTAAactaaaaccaacaacaacagaaaaagacaattaaACACAGAGTTAGGCCCAGCCAGTATTCTCAGGAAACTGTGATGTTCAAGAATGTgcataggggctggagaaatggcctaGAGGTAAGATCACTGTTCTCAGTGATTGTTCTCCCGGAGGACTgatgttcccagcactcacagaatggctcacaactgtctgtgactcccaTCTTCTGGACCAgacatatggtgcacagacatatggaCAAACTAgctacacacattaaaaaaaaaaagccaggcagtggtggcacacgcctttaatcccaccacttgggaggcagaggtggtggagtttgaggccagcctggtcttcagagttccagttcagccagggctacacagagaaacaaacaaacaaaaagaagcaccCTCCCAGCACCAGCTCGGAGCTGTAGAGGAGGCTCTACAAGAGCATTTGCtgcagggctgctcttccagaggtcctgagttcaattcccagcaaccacatggtggctcatagccatctgtcatgagatctggtgttcaggtgtacatgcaggcagatcattggatacaaaataaaataaataagtcttaaaaaaaaaagagcatttgctgcttttgcagaggacacgGTTCAGCTCCTAATACCCACGTGGTAGATCACAGCTGTCTGAAGATTCCCActcctggcctccaagggcaaTGCACGGATAT of Meriones unguiculatus strain TT.TT164.6M chromosome 8, Bangor_MerUng_6.1, whole genome shotgun sequence contains these proteins:
- the LOC132655726 gene encoding uncharacterized LOC122455340 homolog; translation: MDFSLGLRLGPRKKKATYQEPPPSSGHGPPTASPCLSCPPSACPGPCPCPGPCPGCPPPTCTACPSFAAPCPSCPGLPGPPCTCPCPPCPACPQSACPRTYCVPCSAAPLTCGHPSPCSVCPCAAGQSACRGPGCCSSHSCGRGVARGPRGSTGCCSLCFRRQGASPGRCLLL